Part of the Marinobacterium rhizophilum genome is shown below.
CTGTTGTGCCAGCGCGACCAGGTTACTCAGGCTTTCGCCACTGGTGATCAGGATAGCGGATAAGGGCGCGGCATAAATAGCACTTTCGATAGTGTCCGGTGGCAGTTCCGGGCGGGCTCGGCGGTAAAGTATCGCCTGATCGACCCGGGCGCCGCGGTTTTGCAGTTCGCTTGCCAGGGCGTCGCGGCCACTGTCACCGCGCAGTATCAGGATGCGCAGGCCGTCGACCTGCTGTAGCTCCGGGGTCCGCAGCAGGGCTTCGGAATCGTACCCGTCGTGGCTGTGACGGGCGTTGATGCCGTAGTCGTGCAAACGGGCTGCGGTACTGGCCCCTATGGCCATCCAGTGTACGCCCAGCGGCAGCTGCGGCCAGTAATCGTCGATCAGATCAAGTCCCAGGCGTGCGGCATTGGCGCTGACCACGATAACGGCGTGGTACAGATCAAGGTCCAGCACGCACTGTTTGCTGTGCTGGAATTGCGGGTCTGCTGCGCTCAGGGAGGCAATATCCAGCAGCGGCAGCAGCACTGGGTCGGCACCCTGGGCACGCAGCAGCTCAGCCTGCTGCCGTGCCTGATGGCTTGGCCGGGTAACCAGTATTCGCCGGCCGCCGAGTGGTGCTGACGGCGTATCAG
Proteins encoded:
- a CDS encoding uroporphyrinogen-III synthase → MPTDTPSAPLGGRRILVTRPSHQARQQAELLRAQGADPVLLPLLDIASLSAADPQFQHSKQCVLDLDLYHAVIVVSANAARLGLDLIDDYWPQLPLGVHWMAIGASTAARLHDYGINARHSHDGYDSEALLRTPELQQVDGLRILILRGDSGRDALASELQNRGARVDQAILYRRARPELPPDTIESAIYAAPLSAILITSGESLSNLVALAQQFKGTDGLAQLQPCPLVVPSQRIAALATAAGFKQVILASGPDDQSMIGALLTKIDAEKD